In Streptomyces sp. HUAS ZL42, the DNA window AGTGGGTACTTGAGTCCACCACCGCGTACGTAGACAGGCTCCACGTACAGCAGGCCTCCGTCGAGCGGCACCGTCAGCAGGTTGCCGTACTCGACCTCGGAATCGCCGCCCTTCAGCAGCCTGATGGACTCCGCGATGTCCTGTTCGGAGTTGAACTGGCTCTGGACCTGTTTGGGGCCGTCGACGGTCGTACTGGTCGGCAGTTTCAGAATTCTGATCTTGCCGTAGTCGGGCGTGCCCGCCTCGGCGTCGACCGTCATGAACGCGCTGAGGTTGTCCCGGCCGTTGGGCGTGAACGTCGTCGTCAGCGAGAACGCCTGCTGCGTCTGGTCCGGCATCTTCATGCTCAGGTAGTACGGCGGCACCGTCTCGCCCGACTTGTTGGTCGGGTCGTCCGGCACCTGCCACACCTCGCTGCCGCTGAGGAACGTCGTCGCGTCCTTCACGTGGTAGCGGGTCAGCAGCTCGCGCTGGACCTTGAACAGGTCCTGTGGGTAACGGAGATGGGCCATCAGCGACGACGAGATGTCGGTCTTCGGCTCCACCGTGCCGGGGAACGCCTTCATCCAGGTCTTCAGGATCGGGTCCTCGGTGTCCCACTGGTAGAGCTTGACCTCACCGGTGTACGCGTCGACGGTCGCCTTCACCGAGTTGCGGATGTAGTTGACCTGGTTCTGCTGGGCCACCACCGCACGCGAGTTGTTGGTCGCGGTCAGCGAGTCGGCCGTGGTGTCACCGAGGGTCGTACGGGAGGCGTACGGGTATCCGTTGGTGGTCGTGTACGCGTCCACGATCCACTGGATCTTGCCGTCCACCACCGCGGGGTAGGCGTCGCCATCGATGGTCAGCCACGGGGCGACAGCCTCGACGCGCTCCTTCGGCGTGCGGTTGTACAGGATCCGGGAACCCTCGCCGATCGCACCGGAGTAGAGGATCTGCGGCTCGCCGAACGCCACCGCGTAGGCGGCCCGGTTGACCGGGTTGGAGAGGTTGACCCCGCTCTTGCCCGTGTAGCTGGTGGTCTTCTCACCCTGGTCGTCGGAGTAGTCGATCTCCTTCTGGGGACCGCCGACGATCGAGTACGTGGTCGTCTTCTCGCCGTAGTAGATCCGCTGCTGGTACGTCCCGAGGTCGCCCTGGGAGGGCAGGTCGGACTCGGTGTAGACCGGGCGGCCCTCGGCGTCGGCGGTGGTGCCCTTGGCGGCGACCGCGCCGTAGCCGTGGGTGTAGCGGAAGTGGTTGTTGATCCAGTTCTTCTTCGGGATGCCGGCCAGGTTCAGCTCGCGCAGACCGATGACCGTGTCCTGGTCCGTGCCCGCCTTGGTGCTGTAGCGGTCGACGTCCAGGTTGTTCGGGAACGCGTAGTAGTTCCGCATCTGCTGGAGCTGCTGGAACGTCGGCGAGACGATGTTCGGGTCCATGATGCGGATGCTCGCCGTGGGGGCGACGTCGTCCCGCAGCTTGGCCTTGTCCGTGGTGGTGGACTTGCCCGAGTACTCGGTGACCTTGGCGCCGTCGATCCCGTACGCCTCGCGCGTCGCCTTGAGGTTCTTCTCGACGTACGGCGCTTCCTTGGCCTGCTCGTTGGGCTGGACCTGGAACTTCTGGACGATCGCCGGGTAGAGCCCGCCGATGAGGATCGCCGAGAGCACCATCAGGCCGAAGCCGATCACGGGCAGCTGCCAGGTGCGCCGCCACAGCGTGGCGAAGAACAGCAGCGCGCAGATGACGGCGATGCAGAACAGGATCGTCTTGGCCGGGAGGTAGGCGTTCGCGTCGACGTAACGCAGGCCCGTCCAGTTGTCGGTGGCCTTGAAGTCACTGGACTTCACCGCCAGGCCGTACCGGTCGAGCCAGTACGCGACGGCCTTCAGCGCGACGAAGAGGCCGAGCAGCACGGACAGGTGCCCGGTCGCGGCGGCGGTGGCACGCGCGCCCGGGGAGGTGATCCTGAGCCCGCCGTACAGATAGTGGGTGAGCGCGGCGGCGATCAACGACAGGATCGCGGCGGCGAAGCCGAAGCCCAGCAGGAACCGGTACCAGGGAAGGTCGAAGGCGTAGAAGGAGACGTCGAGGTGGAACTGCGGGTCCTTCTGGTTGAAGGGCACGCCGTTGACCCACATCAGCCAGGTCCGCCACTGACTGGAGGCGGAGGCACCGGCGATCAGGCCCACCAGGGCGGTGATGCCGACCAGCAGCCACCTCTTGTACGGCGCGATCCCCATCCGGTAGCGGTCGAGGCTCTGCTGCTCCATCGACATCGCGCTCAGCGGCGGGCGCAGCCGGTGGGCCAGCCAGATGTTGAAGCCGACCGACAGCGCCATCAGCAGGCCGAAGACGAAGAACAGCCCGATCTTGGTCCACAGGGTGGTGGTGAAGACGGACGAATACTTCACCGACCGGTACCAGAGCCAGTCCGTCCAGAAGCCCGCGAACATCGTGAACGCCATGCCGAGAACGGCAAGGACGCCCAATGTCATGAGCAGGGACCGGACACGCCGGGACGGGCGGCCGACTCTGATCCGTGGCCCCGTCGGGCCTCCGCCGCGGTCCGGCATCTGGAAAGCCAAGGTAGGCACCTCGAAGTTCGCTGTTGATCCGTCAGGCCCGCGTGTTCGTGGACCCGCCGTGGCCCCCCGTGATCGTGAGCCCACACCTATGCAACTTACTCACCGTTTACTCGGTTCCCGATTCCGGCCGGGAACGAGGCAGGATTGTGACCATGTCCAAGACTCCCATGGCGGCGAACCCGCTCACCCGGGCCGTGCTCGAGATCGACGAGTACGCCTCCGGCCTCGGCTGGGACCAGCCCGCCCGCCTCTTCGCCCTCGTAGACACCACGCAGCTGCGGGCCCAGGAACCCTCGCTCGCCGCCCAGCTCGGCCTGGAGGAGGAGCAGGAGAGCGCCGGCCTCACACCGATCGAGCAGGACGAGATTCCAACGGACAAGCCGCTCGACGAGTTCCTCGGCAGGATCGCCTGGCCCGACGCGGTGGTCGGCTGTGCCCTCACTGTGGAGCGCCTGATGCTGCCGCCGTCCGCGGAGGCCCAGGTCCCGGAGGGCCTGAGCGAGGCGAAGCTGGCGAAGTGGGTGGCCGGGCATCCCGAGCGCCAGGAGGTCCGCATGACCGTCGCGGTGCTGCGCGACGGCGCGCGTGAGTCGGCGCTGCGGCTGCGGGAGAAGGACACTCCGACGGAGGTCCTCACGGGCCCCGAACTGGTCCCCGGTCTCGCGGAGGCATTGGCGGCGACGTTCGAGGAGTAGCCCTCCGCGCTATCCGGCCGCGCATTTCGGCAGGTCGGCGGTGTCGCCGCTGCGGATGTCCTCGAGGGCGTCGAGGGCGTCGTCGATGGTGTTCACCTTGACGAGCCGGAGACCGCTCGGGGTGTCCTTGGCGGCGGCCGCGCAGTTGTCCGCCGGGGTCAGGAAGTACTGGGCACCCTTGCTGCGCGCGCCGACGGTCTTCATCTCGATGCCGCCGATCGGCCCGACCTTGCCGTCGTCGTCGATCGTCCCGGTGCCGGCGACGAACTTGCCGCCGGTCAGGCTGCCCGGGGTGAGCTTGTCGTAGATGCCCAGCGCGAACATGAGGCCCGCGCTGGGTCCGCCGACGTCGGCGAGCTTGATGTCGATGGTGAACGGGAACGTGTGATCCGTGCCCGCGGAGATCCCGACGATGGCGCGCTTCTCACCGCTGTCGTCGGACGTCGCGGTCGTGATGGTGACGTCCTGGGTCTTGGTCGCCGTCTTGTTCGCCTTCTCGGCGGCGGCCTGCTCCTTGGCGGGCACGATCGTGAAGACGACGTCCTGACCGGGCTCGTGTTTCGTCACCAGCTTGGCGACGTCGGAGGGCTGCTTCACCACCGTGCCGTCGACGGCCTTGATCACGTCACCGGCGTGCAGCTTGCCCTCGGCCGGGGAGTCCTTGACGACCGTCGAGACGATGACCCAGGACTCCACCGGGACGTCGAGTTCCTTCAGGGCGGCCACCTTGGCACTCTCCTGGGACTGGCTGAACTCCTCGGCGTTCTCCTGGGTGGACTCCTCTTCGGTCTTGCCGTCCGGGTAGAGGGTGTCGTGCGGCACGACCTTGTTGTCATGGGCGAGCCACCCGTAGACGGCCTCGACGAGGTTCATCTTGTAGTCGGCGCTGGTGACCCGCACGGTGGTCATGTTCAGGTGACCGCTCGCGGCGTAGGTCTTGTGCCCGGAGATCTGCAGCACCGGCTCGCCGCCATGCTCACCGAGGGTGTTCACCGTCGGCCCCGGGGACATCTCCGAGTACGGCACGGGGATGAACACCCCCGCGCACAGGAGCGCGATCAGCATCAGGGTGGAGGCGAGCATCGTCGCGGTGCGGCGTGGCATGCCTCGACAGTACGGGACGCTCCTGTCAGAGCACCGTCAGGGCCACCCAGGTCACAGTCCGGGGTGCGACTTCTCCATGGCCGCACGGAACCGGGCGTACCCGTCCAGCTCGGGCCCGTCGCTGCGCGCCGTGCGGGTGCGGTTGGCCCAGGTGCCCCACAGCCCCGCGCCGATCGCAGCCACAAGCGGAATCAGCAACCAGACGAGCACCCCCATCGCGACCTCCAACCCCAACTGACCGAACGGAACTGACTGATCAGCAGATTAACCATCCGCACTGACAACGCTCACGTCAGGGGTGCGGTTACGCAACCGGAAGAGCGGAGGACGGGTTGGGCCGGCGCACCGACGGATTCAGCAGGCGCCCACCTGCCCTCCCGTCGCCCGACCACCACTCCTCAACGACGGCGCTACGCGCCGACCCATTCATCGGTCCCGTCGGAGAACCTCTGGTGCTTCCAGATGGGCACTTCGTGCTTGAGATCGTCGATCAGCTTCCGGCACGCTTCGAAGGCCTCACCGCGGTGCGGACACGACACGCCCACGACGACGGCGAGATCCCCGACCTCGAGATCCCCGACGCGATGCACCGCGGCCAGCGCCCGCACCGGATACTCGGCGACGACCTTCTCCGCGATCCGCCGCATCTCCGCCTCGGCACTGGGATGGCAGGAGTACCCGAGCGCATCGACGTCGGCACCCCCGTCATGGTTGCGCACGGTCCCCACGAACAGGGCGATCCCCCCGGCCGCGTCGTCCCCCACGGCCCGGAAGACCTCGTCCACGGAGAGTGGTGTCTCCCGGATGCCGATCAACTTGATGGCGTCCTGAGCCCCCTGCTCGCCGGGGTGATCATTGGTGGCTGTCATGGCTCCATCGTGCCGCACGTCGCTGACGACGGGGAATGGCGTTATCGTCCGGCACGCGTGCGTGGGCGATTGGAGCCTCCTACAGGCGGCCGGTTCCGTACAGCCGCGGGCGGTCGTGCCGCTGGGGCGGCACGGGTGGGCGCGGGCGGCACCCCGTCAGCGCCGGGCTGCGCGACCCACCCCACGCCCGCACCAACCCCGGGCACCTCTCAAGACACGCCCGCTTGGAACACCGCTTCCTCAAACCCTCCGCCGAGCCTTCCGAGCCCTCCGCACCACAGCCGCCGCCCCCAGCAGAGCCACCGTCGCCCCCGCGGCCCCCGCCGCAGTCGCGTCCTTCCGCCCCAGCCGCCGCCCGGCAACCGTGTGCCTCCCGGAAACCTCCTCCAGCAGCTCCGCGAGCACCTCCTCGTTGGTCCACTGCGGCCGCCACCCCGCGTCATGGAGCCGGCTCCCACTCACCACCCAGGGATACATCGTGTACGCCAGATCCCCAGCCGGAGACGGTGTCAGCCCGATCCGGTGCAGCCGAGCCGCCGCCCCCAGCGCGACAGCGGACGGCAGTTCCATCCGCCGGATCCCGCTGAGCTCCTCGACCTCCTCCTGCTCCAGCCACCCGTCGCACCCGACGGCGAGCTCCCCGTCGACCTTCTCCAGAACGGCGTACTCCAGAGCACCGCACAGATCCTCGACGTGGCAGAACTGCCAGGCGGGCCGCGACCCGGCGACCACCAGCAGCCGAGGGGACTCGAAGTACCTGGTCAGCGCGGTGTCCGTGCCCCCCACCAGCACTGCGGGCCGCACCACGGTGACATTGAGCCCCGGATGCGCCCGCGGCGCGCGCCGCGCGAGCCGCTCGATCTCGAGCAGATCCCCGACGCCGGTCGCCTCGGCGGTCGCCCGCAGCTCCGCGTCCTCCGACAGCGGCAGCTCGTTGTCCGGCAGCGCCCCGTACACCATCGCGGACGTGCACAGCACCACGCGGTGCACCCCGGCCGCCGCGGCGGCGGTCAGCACGGTCTGCGTCCCCCGGACGTTGTAGGCCGTTCGGGCGGCCGTGTCACTCCCCAGGTCCAGATCGAGCGCGAGGTGCACCACCACGTCCGCACCGCGCAGCTTGTCGGCGATGGCCGGGTCGCGCACGTCCAGGATGTGCCACTGCGCCGCGGCGCACTCGCCGCGCCGCTCATCGATGGCGATGACCTGCTTGATCTCCTCCGAAGCGGCGAGTCGCCCGGTGAGCAGCGCGCCGACGCCGGACGCGGCACCGGTGACCGCGACGACGGGCCCGCGCGCGGCGGGCGAGGTGGTTGACCGGTTTCGCGCTGCGCGAACCTGCGGATCTGGGGAACTCACCGGGCGTCTCCAGCGGTTGTCTTCAGTACGAGCGCGAGTGACGCGTCCGTACCAGGTGGCATCCATCCTGCCGCAGGCCAAGAGTCGGCGAAGCACCGAGGCTCGAAGCGCCCTTGGTGTCTACGCTGGGTGGTGTTATCGGGCAGTCGTGCCGCCGGAGGCAACCGGTGGCCTTACCAGCCGAGGAATCCCGTGAGTGACACCCCATTCGGATTCGGCCTTCCGCCGGAGGAGCCGGAAGACGGCGACGAGGGCAAGAAGAAGGACCAGCAGAGCGGTGGTGGTCAGGGACCGGACAACCCGTTCGGCTTCGGACTGCCCGGCGCCGGAGGCTTTGGCGGCCCCGGCGCGGACAATCCGCTCGCTGCCATGTTCGGTTCGCTGAACCCCACCGACCTGGGCGCCGCGTTCCAGCAACTGGGCCAGATGCTCTCGTACGAGGGCGGCCCGGTGAACTGGGACATGGCCAAGCAGATCGCACGCCAGACGGTCGCCCAGGGGACCGCCGACGGCGTCAAGGACGCGAGTGTCGGCCCCGGCGAGCGCACCGCGGTCCAGGAAGCCGTCCGTCTGGCCGACCTGTGGCTGGACGACGTGACGTCCCTGCCGTCGGGTGCCGCCTCCGCCGTGGCGTGGAGCCGCGCGGAGTGGGTCGAGGCCACTCTTCCCGCCTGGAAGGAGCTCGTCGACCCGGTCGCCGAGCGCGTCGGTAACGCCATGGGCGACGTCCTGCCGGAGGAGATGCAGGCCATGGCCGGCCCGCTGATCGGCATGATGCGCTCGATGGGCGGCGCCATGTTCGGCACGCAGATCGGGCAGGCCGTGGGTGTACTCGCGGGCGAGGTCGTCGGCTCCACCGACATCGGCCTGCCGCTCGGCCCGGCCGGCAAGGCCGCGCTGCTGCCGGTCAACATCGAGACGTTCGGCAAGGACCTGGGCGTGGCGAAGGACGAGGTGCGGCTGTATCTCGCCCTGCGCGAGGCTGCCCACCAGCGTCTGTTCGCGCACGTTCCGTGGCTGCGCTCACACCTGTTCGGCGCAGTCGACGGGTACGCGCGCGGGATCAAGGTCGACACGGCCAAGCTGGAGGACGTGGTCGGCCAGTTCGACCCGCAGAACCCGGAGCAGCTGCAGGACGCCCTGCAGCAGGGCATGTTCCAGCCGGAGGACACCCCCGAGCAGAAGGCCGCCCTGGCCCGTCTGGAGACGGCCCTGGCGCTCGTGGAGGGCTGGGTCGACGCGGTGGTCCACGCGGCGGCGAAGCCGCGCCTGTCGTCGGCGGACGCGCTGCGCGAGACGCTGCGCCGCCGCCGGGCCACGGGCGGTCCGGCCGAGCAGACCTTCGCCACGCTGATCGGTCTGGAGCTGCGCCCCCGCCGCCTGCGTGACGCCTCCCGTCTGTGGGCCTCGCTCACGGACGCGCGCGGTGTCGACGGCCGGGACGCCCTGTGGGCCCACCCGGACATGCTGCCGACGGCCGGCGACCTGGACGACCCGGACGGCTTCGTGCACCGCGAGCAGCTGGACTTCTCCGAGCTGGACAAGATGCTCGGCGAGGCGGCGAGCGGCGGCCACACGCCGAAGCCGAACCTGAAGAAGGACGACGAAGCCGAGGGCGACGACGCCGAGTGAGCCTGTACGACGACGCGGTCCTCGTTCTCAAGGGGTTCGAGGACCAGGAAGAGCTGCGCCAGGCCTACCTGGACCATCTCGCGGCGCACCCGGACGGCATGTGGAAGGCCTGCGAGGACGGCCATCTCACCGCGAGCGCCCTCGTGATCGACCCGTCGCGCGGGCGTGTTCTGCTGACCCTCCACAAGAAGCTCCGCATGTGGCTGCAGATGGGCGGCCACTGCGAGCCGGGCGACCTCACCCTTGACTCCGCTGCTCTGCGTGAGGCCACCGAGGAGTCGGGCATCGAGGGGCTGACGCTGTTGCCCGGCGGCCCGGTGAGGCTCGACCGGCACCCGATCCCGGCGCCCTGCCACTGGCACTTCGACGTCCAGTACGCGGTCCTGGCACCGCCGGACGCGACTCATGCCATCAGCGAGGAGTCACTCGACGTGCGCTGGTTCCCGTACGACGAGGTGGCGGACGTGGCGGACGAGTCCGTCGTCCGACTGCTGGAGGCGACACGGTCAAGGCTTCGGCCCTGACGCATGTGTAAGGGGCGGCCACCCGGCCGCCCCTTACATCCGCTGTCCGTCCGGTCAGCTCCAGACGTTGCCCTGGTTCTGCCCGCGGGCCCCGTGCTGCCCCATGCCGTACTGCGCGGCGAGGCCCTGCCCGATCTGGGCGTTCTGCGGCGGCAGCAGTTCGCTGGGCTGGACGAGCGCGTAACCGCTGCCCATGAAGCTGAGCTCCCAGCCCTCGCCGGTGTTGCCGCGGCGGCGCCACACCCCGGAGGAATGCGTCTGAGCCTGCATCTGCACACGCAGCCCGGTGGACCAGGCCACGATCGCGTCGGCGTCGCAGTTGACGTACTTGTCGGGCGTGACCTGCATCATCAGCGGAGCGCCCGAGGTCATCAGGGCGACCCGGCCCCGGCCGGTGATGTTGAGCTGGTACTTACCGGAGCCGGAGATGCCGTAAAGGCTGTCGACGGCGATGACCTCGTGGTGCAGCGAGGAGTCCATCGCGAGCACGTAGCTGCTGTCGACCGTCAGCCCGTCCTGCTCCACGTCCACCAGGTGGATGTACTGGGCGAGGTTGGCGAGGTAGACCGTGCCCTGCCCGTGGCAGCGCATCAGGTCCAGGCCCTCGCCGGTGCGGGCACGCGCGCGTGACTGCTGGTTGCTCCGGTACTCGGCGTCGAACTCGACGAGTCCCTGATAGGCGACCATGGTGCCCTTGCGGGCGAGGATGTCGTCGTGACCCTCCAGGGTGACACGGAGCATCTGCTTGCTCTGCAGGCTCCAGCGCTCCTGGGTCTGCTGGTCGTTGTAGGCGAAAAGCGGGCTCTGCATGGCGTTTCTGGCTCCCCCTCAGCCCCGGAACCGGAGGCGGTCGGTGCTGTCCTCGCTGGGCTGGACGACGACGATGCCCTGGCCCGAGAAGGCCATCTGGTACGCCTCGCCGCTGCCCCGGCCGATCAGTGACTGCGCCTTGAAGCTGCGCTTGCCCTTCACCTTGAGGTTCGGGGACCAGGCGACGAGCGCGTCCGGGTCGACGTACGTCTCGTCCTCACCGCCGCCGCAGTCGACGACGATCGGCTTGCCCCGGGAGGTCAGCGCGACCCAGCCCTGCCCGGAGATCTTGGTGTTCCACAGGCCCTGCCCGGCGAACTTCGCCAGCCCCTTGACCCGCTCGACGCCCCACGTCAAGTGGGCGTCGAAGGCGAGCAGGTTGGTGGCGTTGACGGAGATCCCGTCGCCGTTGAGGTTGATCACGACGACGTCGGCGCCGTAGTCGGCGAGGTAGAGCAGGCCGTCGCCGGAGCACTTCATCAGGGGCGCGCCCTCACCGGTGGCCCAGTCGCGCGCGATCTGGCGCACGGCCGGCGGGTTGGGCTCGTACTGGACGAAGCCTTCGTAGGCGACCATCGAGCCCACGCGCGCGAGGAGGTCGTTTCCGGTCTGCATGGCGACCTTCAGCATGTGGTTGCCGTGGTTCTCCATGCGGGCGGTGACGGGTGCGGGAGCGTAGCCCGCGAGCGGCTGGTTCATGACGGGCTCTCCCTCAGATCTCGTACGGCTGGACGACGATGAAGTTGCCGGGCGCGCCCCGGAACTGGAGGTTGACGCTCTCTCCGGTGTCGCCGGCGTACGCGTTGCGTCGCATGCGCACCTGGCTGGAGACGACCACCTGGGAGGCGGCCGACCAGGCGACCACCGCATTGCAGTCGGCGAACGTCGTGGGGGTGACCGGCAGCACCACGGGCGTGCCGTGCGTCTTCACGACGATCGTGCCCGTGCCCTGGAACTGCATCGTGAACAGCGCGCCGCCGGGGATGCCGTGTCCCTCGATGCGGCGGACCTCGTACTGGAGGCTCTCGTCGAAGGCGAGGACGTTCTCGGCGGAGACGCAGATCGCGTCGCCCTGGAGCTCGACGGGGTGCAGATGGGTGGAGTTCTCGGCGAGGAACACCTGTCCCTGGCCGGTACACCGCATCAGCTGCATCTCCTGACCGGTCGCGTTGCCCACGACCCGGCCGGCGAACCCGGCGCCCTTGTAGCTGAAGTCGACCTTGCCCTGGTAGAGCACCATGCTGCCCTGCCGGGCCAGCACGGGCTGGCCGCCGATGCCGAGGTCGACGCGGACCATCTTCCGGTTCTGCTGAGTCCAGCGCTGCCCGGTGGGCGTCTCCTTGAACTGCTGGAGCGCGGCGGTCACACCGGCGCCCTGGGGCGCGCCCTGCGGCACTCCGTACGGTGCGGCCTGCTGGCCCGGGACCTGCCCGAAGGGGGGCTGCTGGCCGTAGCCGGGGGGCGGGGTCGGGGCCTGCGGCTGTCCGTAGCCGGGCGGCGGAGCCGGGGCCTGCGGAGCCTGGGGCTGACCGTAGCCCGGAGGCAGCGGGGCCGTCTGGCCAGGAGCCTGGCCGTACGGGGCCTGCTGCTGGCCGGGCTGCCCGTACGGTGCGGGCGCCGGGGCCGGAGGCGGCACCTGGGCACCGCCGGGAGGCGTCATCGGCGCGATGATGGTGGGCGCGGCGTGGACGGACGGCGCGGGTGCGGGGGCCGGGGGCGGAGTGGCGCCCGGCGGGGGCGCGAACCCCTGCGCGGCAGGCTGCGGAGCCGGGGCGGGTGCCGGGGCGGCGGGGGCGCCGAACGCGGGCGGCGCGGCGGCCTGGGCGGGCGGTGCGAAGCCCGGGTTGGCGCCGGCCTGCGGCTGCTGGGGAGCCGCAGGAGTCTCCTCCTCGGCGACCTCGCCACCGAAGTTCTTCAGCAGTGCGTCGAGGCCACCGTCGAAGCCCTGCCCGACCGCGGCGAACCGCCAGACGTCCTTCAGATAGAAGTCGCCCAGCATCACGGCCCGTTCGGTGGAGAACTCCGAGCCGTTGAAGGAGTACCGGGCCACCTCCTCGCCGCCCGCGACGATACGGATGTATCCAGCGTTGATCTGCGACATCTGCCCGGCGCCGTCGATCGTCGCCGTGAACGACAGCTTGTGGATCTGCGACGGGATCCGGTCGAGCGTGACCCGGAACGACTCCGTGTCGCCCGCCTGGGCACCCAGGAGCTGGATGGACTCCTCGGGGGACTTCGGCTGGTTGAAGAAGACGAAGTACCGGTCGTCCGAGAGCCGTTCGTCGGCGTCCAGACCGAAGCAGCTGATGTCGAAGGTCAGTCCGGGGCCGGTGATCTGCACGCCTACGTACAGATCGGTGCCCGCGGTGAGGTCACTGATCCTGGCCTTGTGGCCGCGTTGGAATTCCCTGGCCATGCGTAACGACCGTCCCCCATCCCGAATGTGAGTGCGTCGCGCCAGGCTAACGGCAAACTCGGACACCGGACGAAGTCGGTACAGACCCGGTACACAACCTCTGCCCGGGGACGGCCGTCACTCGCTGCGAGCGCCCGGCAGATGGGGCAGCCGGTCGGCGGCCACCACCCCTTCGAGAAACCCCCGGGCCCGCTCGGTCCTCGGATACGCCTCGAGGAGCCGCCAGAAGTCGGGGCCGTGCCCGGGCACCAGAAGATGCGCCAGCTCATGGACGAGGACGTAGTCGATGACGTACTCGGGCATGCCCTGCAGACGGTGGGACAGACGGATACTGCCCTCGGCCGGGGTGCACGAGCCCCACCGGGTGTTCTGGTTGGTGACCCAGCGGACCGAGGCGGGCCGCGCCCGGCCGTCGAAGTACTGGGCCGACAGCCGCTCGGCGCGCTCGGCCAGTTCGGCGTCGCCCGGCACCCGCCTGCTCTCCTGTGCGGCCAGCTTGTCGAGCATGACGGTCACCCAGCGCTGCTCCTCCGCCTCCGACATCCGGGCAGGGATGAGTACGACGGTGCGATCGCCCTCGCGGTAGGCGGAGACCGTCCGGCGTCGCCGGGTGCTCCTGCGTACCTCGATCGCGCTCGCCCCCGAGCCGCTCGGCGGCTGGCTCGTCGTGCTGCGCTGTGGCGTTCCGGCGCGGTGCAGTGGGTCGGCGGGCACGCCCTGACGTTACCCGCTGCACACGGGGGAAGTCCCCTCTCCGGGACGGTTCGATGCCGATCCCCCACATGCGTTTGATTTGTAGGACTGATTTGTACGACGAATTCCGCAGCCTGTGGACAACCTTCGTCGCCCATCGAAGCGGGCCGGGCATGCTGGCACTCGTCGGCGGAGCGAGGTCGCCCCCACGCCCCCGCTCCGCCGACGCGAACGGGCGATTCCAAGGGCTACGGGGGCCTCTCATGCATCCGATGGTGAAGCCCGCGCTGCGGCGCGGGTGGCGCGACCTCAACACCGTGCAGTTCGGAATGACACCGGCGCACGCGATGACACTCGGTCCGATGGACACGGCCACGGGCAGCTTCCTCGAGCTGCTCAACGGCACCCGCGGCCTCGCCCTGCTGCGCGAGGAGGGGCGGCGCATGGACCTGCCCGACGGTCATGTCGACAGGCTGGTGGAGCGGCTGGCGCGGGCCGGGCTCCTCGACGACGCCCGCGGGGGCGGGCCGGCCGCCGACACCCTGTGGGGCAGGAAGGAGGTGCTCGACCGGCTGCGTCCCGACCTGGCCCAGCTGTCCCTGATCACCTCGGAGCCCGGCGACGCGATCGGGCGCCTGGCCGCCCGCCGCTCCCTGCGCGTGCAGGTGAGAGGCGCGGGCAGGGTGGGCACCGTCCTCGCCTCGCTGCTGGCGGGCGCCGGGGTCGGCGAGGTCGACGTACGCGACAGCGGCCGTGTCGAGCCGTGGGACGTCGCACCCGGCGGGCTGCCCGCCGAATCCGTCGGCGAGCGCAGGGACCAGGCCGCCCGCCGTGCCGTGCGCCGGGCCGCACCCGACCGCCCGCCGCGCCGTGCCGCCGGGCCGTCGCCGCAGGAGGGCGAGCCGGGCTTCTCCCTGGTGGTCCTCGCCCCTCGCGACGACGTCGGCGTGCACGCACCGCCACCGTCCGCCGCCGACCCGCTCATCGCCTCGGGCACGCCCCACCTCTACGCCGGCGTGGTGGAGGGAACCGGCATCGTCGGCCCGCTCGTCCTGCCCGGCGAAACGGCCTGCGCAGGCTGTCTGCACGAGGGACGCACCGACCGGGATCCGGCCTGGCCGCGTCTGGTAGCGCAGTGGAGCTCGGGAAAACCGCGCCAGGTGCGCCCCTGCGACCTGACGTTGGCCACGACCGTCGCGGGGCTGGCGGCCGCGCACGCGCTCGCCTGTCTGGACGGCCTGGTCCCGTCGAGTGCGGGCGCGCGCTGGGAGGTCTCCGTGCCCGTGCTCCAAT includes these proteins:
- a CDS encoding UPF0182 family protein, which produces MPDRGGGPTGPRIRVGRPSRRVRSLLMTLGVLAVLGMAFTMFAGFWTDWLWYRSVKYSSVFTTTLWTKIGLFFVFGLLMALSVGFNIWLAHRLRPPLSAMSMEQQSLDRYRMGIAPYKRWLLVGITALVGLIAGASASSQWRTWLMWVNGVPFNQKDPQFHLDVSFYAFDLPWYRFLLGFGFAAAILSLIAAALTHYLYGGLRITSPGARATAAATGHLSVLLGLFVALKAVAYWLDRYGLAVKSSDFKATDNWTGLRYVDANAYLPAKTILFCIAVICALLFFATLWRRTWQLPVIGFGLMVLSAILIGGLYPAIVQKFQVQPNEQAKEAPYVEKNLKATREAYGIDGAKVTEYSGKSTTTDKAKLRDDVAPTASIRIMDPNIVSPTFQQLQQMRNYYAFPNNLDVDRYSTKAGTDQDTVIGLRELNLAGIPKKNWINNHFRYTHGYGAVAAKGTTADAEGRPVYTESDLPSQGDLGTYQQRIYYGEKTTTYSIVGGPQKEIDYSDDQGEKTTSYTGKSGVNLSNPVNRAAYAVAFGEPQILYSGAIGEGSRILYNRTPKERVEAVAPWLTIDGDAYPAVVDGKIQWIVDAYTTTNGYPYASRTTLGDTTADSLTATNNSRAVVAQQNQVNYIRNSVKATVDAYTGEVKLYQWDTEDPILKTWMKAFPGTVEPKTDISSSLMAHLRYPQDLFKVQRELLTRYHVKDATTFLSGSEVWQVPDDPTNKSGETVPPYYLSMKMPDQTQQAFSLTTTFTPNGRDNLSAFMTVDAEAGTPDYGKIRILKLPTSTTVDGPKQVQSQFNSEQDIAESIRLLKGGDSEVEYGNLLTVPLDGGLLYVEPVYVRGGGLKYPLLRKVLVTYGGNTAFEDTLDEALNKVFGAESTTPVPPDEGTTPPPTTGNPTVQQALEDAQKAFDAGQEALKKGDWEAYGKAQKDLEAALQRAEDAQAEASKGSGNKPTSSPSPTSSPRSSPSSSPSSSPSG
- a CDS encoding PPA1309 family protein, which gives rise to MSKTPMAANPLTRAVLEIDEYASGLGWDQPARLFALVDTTQLRAQEPSLAAQLGLEEEQESAGLTPIEQDEIPTDKPLDEFLGRIAWPDAVVGCALTVERLMLPPSAEAQVPEGLSEAKLAKWVAGHPERQEVRMTVAVLRDGARESALRLREKDTPTEVLTGPELVPGLAEALAATFEE
- a CDS encoding PDZ domain-containing protein, translated to MPRRTATMLASTLMLIALLCAGVFIPVPYSEMSPGPTVNTLGEHGGEPVLQISGHKTYAASGHLNMTTVRVTSADYKMNLVEAVYGWLAHDNKVVPHDTLYPDGKTEEESTQENAEEFSQSQESAKVAALKELDVPVESWVIVSTVVKDSPAEGKLHAGDVIKAVDGTVVKQPSDVAKLVTKHEPGQDVVFTIVPAKEQAAAEKANKTATKTQDVTITTATSDDSGEKRAIVGISAGTDHTFPFTIDIKLADVGGPSAGLMFALGIYDKLTPGSLTGGKFVAGTGTIDDDGKVGPIGGIEMKTVGARSKGAQYFLTPADNCAAAAKDTPSGLRLVKVNTIDDALDALEDIRSGDTADLPKCAAG
- a CDS encoding molybdenum cofactor biosynthesis protein MoaE, yielding MTATNDHPGEQGAQDAIKLIGIRETPLSVDEVFRAVGDDAAGGIALFVGTVRNHDGGADVDALGYSCHPSAEAEMRRIAEKVVAEYPVRALAAVHRVGDLEVGDLAVVVGVSCPHRGEAFEACRKLIDDLKHEVPIWKHQRFSDGTDEWVGA